A genomic stretch from Erigeron canadensis isolate Cc75 chromosome 9, C_canadensis_v1, whole genome shotgun sequence includes:
- the LOC122583318 gene encoding uncharacterized protein LOC122583318 has protein sequence MGGILQFCSFVSKQKAGVANVVADALSRTYSLLSILEARDGFLFKNGKLCIPRGSIRDLLIREAHGGGLAKETFQKGLYNPLPVPSQPWEDLSMDFIVALPRTARGKDSIMVVVDRFSKMAHFIPCNTTNDASAMANLIFQGNWSLAWDSKNNCLR, from the exons ATGGGTGGAATTTTGCAGTTTTGTTCATTTGTTTCTAAACAAAAAGCTGGAGTGgctaatgttgttgctgatgcacTTTCTAGAACATATTCCTTGTTGTCGATTCTGGAAGCAAGA GATGGATTCTTGTTTAAAAATGGTAAGTTGTGTATTCCAAGAGGTTCCATTAGAGATCTACTGATAAGAGAAGCACATGGAGGAGGTTTG GCGAAAGAAACTTTTCAGAAAGGTTTGTATAATCCTCTTCCAGTTCCAAGTCAACCCTGGGAAGATCTTAGCATGGATTTTATTGTTGCATTGCCTAGAACTGCACGAGGGAAAGATTCAataatggtggttgttgatCGATTTTCAAAAATGGCACATTTTATTCCTTGTAACACCACAAATGATGCTTCAGCAATGGcaaatttaatttttcaagGAAATTGGTCGCTTGCATGGGATTCCAAAAACAATTGTCTCAGATAg